In a genomic window of Bacteroidales bacterium:
- a CDS encoding YitT family protein, giving the protein MKTKSKIFRSTFDAVKSYAGMFFGMLIYTFALAAFIIPSQLISGGFTGLGMILYYVTGIPVGITTFVANIILLIIAYKIMGWKFVKLSLIGVTMSSVMLIILQKFFTEPLVADQPFMNALIGGALSGVGLGIVFNFGGNTGGTDIIALIINKHKNISPGRVSMYFNAIVVVLFFLVFRDVEKVVFGLVVMWVFSYVLDITLNGNRQSYQFMIISPKYAEIANAIANDIGRGVTVIPAIGWYNKSDTEVLFIIVHRQEKVKILKTVKEIDPNAFLSVSRVEGVYGRNFDTIKT; this is encoded by the coding sequence ATGAAAACAAAAAGTAAAATATTCCGTTCGACTTTTGATGCAGTGAAATCATACGCTGGCATGTTCTTCGGTATGTTGATTTACACATTTGCATTAGCCGCTTTCATAATTCCGTCACAATTGATTAGCGGTGGATTTACCGGATTAGGAATGATTCTGTATTATGTTACCGGTATCCCTGTAGGTATTACAACATTTGTTGCTAACATTATTTTATTGATAATTGCTTATAAAATAATGGGTTGGAAATTCGTAAAATTATCACTTATTGGTGTTACAATGTCCTCGGTAATGTTGATTATATTGCAAAAATTTTTCACTGAACCCTTAGTAGCAGATCAACCTTTTATGAATGCATTAATCGGCGGAGCATTATCAGGAGTCGGTTTGGGGATTGTTTTTAATTTCGGTGGAAATACGGGAGGAACGGATATTATTGCTCTGATAATCAATAAGCATAAAAACATCAGTCCCGGAAGAGTCAGCATGTACTTTAATGCAATTGTTGTTGTATTATTTTTCTTAGTTTTTCGCGATGTTGAAAAAGTTGTTTTTGGCCTTGTAGTAATGTGGGTTTTCTCTTATGTGCTCGATATCACTTTAAATGGTAATAGACAATCTTACCAATTTATGATTATTTCACCTAAGTATGCCGAAATAGCGAATGCAATCGCTAATGATATTGGTAGGGGAGTAACAGTCATTCCCGCAATTGGTTGGTATAACAAATCTGATACCGAAGTCTTGTTTATTATTGTTCATCGACAAGAAAAGGTAAAAATATTAAAAACAGTAAAGGAAATTGATCCTAACGCTTTTTTGTCGGTTTCAAGAGTTGAAGGTGTTTATGGTAGAAATTTTGATACGATTAAAACATAA
- the argF gene encoding ornithine carbamoyltransferase, whose protein sequence is MAFNLRNRNFLKLLDFTPKEIKHLLDLSANLKAAKYTGTEQQNLKGKNIVLLFEKDSTRTRCAFEVAAFDQGAKVTYLGPAGSQMGKKESMKDTARVLGRMYDGIEYRGYSQDIVETLGKYAGVPVWNGLTTEFHPTQILADFLTMMENIDKPLNKVSFAYLGDARNNMGNSLMVGAAKMGMDFRAVAPKAFLPVKELVDECLEIAKETGAKITLTDNVAEGVKGVDFLYTDVWVSMGEAPEEWEKRIKLMLPYQVNMDVVKKTGNPNVKFLHCLPAFHNRETSIGEEIFQKFGISEMEVSEEVFESQMSLVFDEAENRLHTIKAVMVATLGD, encoded by the coding sequence ATGGCATTTAATCTTAGAAACAGAAATTTCTTAAAATTATTGGATTTTACTCCAAAAGAAATTAAACATTTGCTTGATTTATCAGCAAACCTTAAAGCTGCAAAGTATACAGGTACAGAACAACAAAATTTAAAAGGTAAAAATATTGTTTTGCTTTTTGAAAAAGATTCTACACGTACTCGCTGCGCATTTGAAGTTGCTGCTTTTGACCAAGGAGCCAAAGTTACTTATTTAGGTCCTGCAGGCTCACAGATGGGTAAAAAAGAATCTATGAAAGATACCGCAAGGGTTCTAGGTAGAATGTATGACGGAATAGAATACAGGGGATATTCTCAGGACATCGTTGAAACATTAGGCAAATATGCCGGTGTTCCTGTTTGGAACGGATTAACTACAGAATTCCATCCGACGCAAATTTTAGCAGACTTTTTAACAATGATGGAAAATATTGACAAACCATTGAATAAGGTTTCTTTTGCCTATTTAGGTGACGCAAGAAACAATATGGGTAATTCCTTAATGGTAGGCGCCGCAAAAATGGGTATGGATTTCAGAGCTGTTGCTCCTAAAGCTTTTCTTCCGGTTAAGGAATTAGTTGATGAATGTTTGGAAATTGCAAAAGAAACGGGTGCTAAAATTACTTTAACAGACAATGTTGCTGAAGGTGTTAAAGGTGTTGATTTCTTATATACCGACGTTTGGGTTTCTATGGGTGAAGCTCCAGAAGAATGGGAAAAAAGAATTAAATTAATGCTTCCGTACCAAGTTAATATGGATGTTGTGAAAAAAACAGGTAATCCTAACGTTAAATTTTTACACTGCTTACCGGCTTTCCACAATCGTGAAACTTCAATAGGAGAAGAGATATTCCAAAAATTCGGTATATCGGAAATGGAAGTTTCAGAAGAAGTTTTTGAATCTCAAATGTCTTTAGTTTTTGATGAAGCTGAAAACAGGCTTCATACAATCAAAGCTGTTATGGTTGCAACTTTAGGTGATTAA
- a CDS encoding GNAT family N-acetyltransferase: protein MIDLIKYTDENKKFSKELLEHSFPEDERPDFDVLISRNNPEYNFFIITENSENRGIIGYWEFDNFIHIEHFAIDVKMRNSGLGGRFLNDFFAKTSKLITLEVEVPDNEMSQRRIKFYERYGLHLNEYYYMQPSYKTKEFVMQQYIMSNKKLTAEEFEKLKIMIYKNIYLI from the coding sequence ATGATTGATTTAATAAAATATACTGATGAAAATAAGAAATTTTCTAAAGAACTATTGGAACATTCTTTCCCTGAGGATGAAAGACCGGATTTTGATGTGTTAATATCAAGAAATAATCCTGAATATAATTTTTTTATTATAACTGAAAATAGTGAAAATCGTGGTATTATCGGTTATTGGGAATTTGATAATTTTATTCATATAGAGCATTTTGCTATTGATGTAAAAATGAGAAATAGCGGATTAGGTGGGAGATTTCTCAATGATTTCTTTGCTAAGACTTCAAAACTGATCACCTTAGAAGTTGAAGTTCCTGATAATGAAATGTCACAACGCAGAATTAAATTCTACGAACGTTACGGATTACATCTAAATGAATATTATTACATGCAACCATCGTACAAAACAAAAGAATTTGTTATGCAGCAATATATCATGTCAAATAAAAAACTGACGGCAGAGGAGTTTGAAAAGTTGAAGATTATGATATATAAAAATATTTATTTAATTTAG
- a CDS encoding YgiQ family radical SAM protein — MKNTAPLPITKDEMNKLAWEQADVIIVSGDAYVDHPSFGAAVIGRVIESKGLKVAILPQPNWQDDLRDFKKLGKPKYFFGVTAGNMDSMLNRYTANKRLRSDDAYTPGGKFGFRPDYASIVYSNILKELFPDVPIILGGIEASMRRLTHYDYWSDSLKKPILLDSKADVLVYGMGEKPIADILKFVEKYGINSLLKEDSNHHLLSEINQIGFTLKKGMINSLKEENYIELKSHEEQLKSKFDFAENFKIIEQNSNLFSGKTLIEKTNDEYVIITKQNEPASSKELDEIYELPYTRKPHPKYLKRGEIPAYNMIKNSINIHRGCFGACAFCTISAHQGKFISSRSAESVLKEVDIISQMPDFGGTISDLGGPSANMYKMRGEDIQKCKKCRKTSCIYPEICSNLNFDHQPLLELYYEVKKNSKIKHIFIGSGIRYDMFFPKETDKARKYKVYEYAQTVIKYHTGGRLKVAPEHCSNNVLEIMRKPSFKVYNQFNNIFDKICRDNNLKYQLIPYFISAHPACTISDMAELAIETKRSHYHPEQVQTFTPTPMTLSTTIYYAGINPYTKEKVYTAKSIQDKKQQNLFLFWHKPENKMEITRVLNKIGRKDLIKKLYGNE; from the coding sequence ATGAAAAATACGGCTCCGCTACCGATAACCAAAGATGAAATGAATAAATTAGCTTGGGAACAGGCTGATGTTATTATTGTGTCCGGAGATGCCTATGTTGATCATCCTTCGTTTGGTGCTGCCGTTATAGGAAGAGTTATCGAAAGTAAAGGATTAAAAGTCGCAATTCTTCCGCAGCCAAATTGGCAAGACGACCTTCGCGATTTTAAGAAGCTCGGTAAACCGAAGTATTTTTTCGGCGTAACTGCTGGTAATATGGATTCTATGCTGAATAGATATACTGCAAACAAAAGACTTAGATCCGATGATGCTTATACTCCCGGTGGAAAATTCGGATTTCGTCCTGATTACGCTTCAATTGTTTATTCAAATATTTTGAAAGAATTATTTCCTGATGTTCCGATAATTCTCGGCGGAATTGAAGCTTCAATGCGAAGATTAACTCATTACGATTACTGGTCTGATTCTTTAAAGAAACCGATTTTATTAGATAGTAAGGCAGATGTTCTTGTTTACGGAATGGGAGAAAAACCAATAGCAGATATTTTGAAATTTGTAGAGAAATATGGTATCAATTCATTATTAAAAGAAGATTCGAATCATCATTTATTATCGGAAATAAATCAGATTGGATTTACATTAAAAAAAGGTATGATTAATTCTTTAAAAGAAGAAAATTATATCGAATTAAAATCACATGAAGAACAATTAAAGAGCAAGTTTGATTTTGCAGAAAATTTTAAAATAATTGAACAAAACTCTAATTTGTTTTCCGGAAAAACTTTGATTGAAAAAACTAATGATGAATATGTTATAATTACCAAGCAAAATGAACCTGCAAGTTCAAAAGAACTAGATGAAATATATGAACTTCCCTATACTCGTAAACCGCATCCGAAATACCTGAAACGCGGAGAAATTCCTGCATACAACATGATAAAAAATTCTATAAACATCCATCGCGGATGCTTTGGAGCCTGTGCCTTTTGTACAATTTCGGCGCATCAAGGAAAATTTATTAGCTCGCGTTCTGCAGAATCTGTTTTAAAAGAAGTTGATATTATCTCGCAAATGCCAGATTTCGGCGGAACAATCAGCGATTTAGGGGGGCCGTCCGCCAATATGTATAAAATGCGCGGCGAAGATATTCAAAAATGTAAAAAATGTAGAAAGACCAGTTGTATATATCCGGAAATTTGTTCAAATCTAAATTTCGATCATCAACCATTATTAGAACTTTATTACGAAGTAAAAAAGAATTCGAAAATAAAGCATATTTTTATAGGTAGCGGAATAAGATATGACATGTTTTTCCCGAAAGAAACTGATAAAGCCAGAAAATATAAAGTTTATGAATATGCACAAACTGTTATAAAATACCATACCGGCGGAAGATTAAAAGTTGCACCGGAACATTGCAGTAATAATGTTCTGGAAATAATGAGAAAACCGTCTTTTAAGGTTTATAACCAGTTTAATAATATCTTTGATAAGATTTGTCGTGATAATAATTTAAAATATCAGTTGATTCCGTATTTTATTTCAGCTCATCCTGCTTGTACGATAAGTGATATGGCTGAACTTGCCATTGAAACAAAAAGGTCACATTACCATCCGGAGCAAGTTCAAACTTTTACACCAACACCAATGACTTTATCAACAACTATTTATTACGCCGGAATTAATCCATACACTAAAGAAAAAGTTTATACGGCCAAAAGTATTCAGGATAAAAAACAACAAAATTTATTCTTGTTTTGGCACAAACCGGAAAATAAAATGGAGATAACGAGAGTATTAAATAAAATCGGCAGAAAAGATTTGATAAAAAAACTTTATGGAAATGAATAA
- the glmS gene encoding glutamine--fructose-6-phosphate transaminase (isomerizing) — MCGIVGYIGKKDAYEILIKGLHRLEYRGYDSAGIALINDNNDLVVYKTKGKVANLESYVANLDCSGSTGIAHTRWATHGEPNDINAHPHFSGSKSLALIHNGIIENYRPLKEELISQGKTFVSDTDTEVLIQLIEFMQESHNCDLFTAVQMALNSIVGAYAIAVINKNDPKTMIVARKGSPLIIGIGENEFFVGSDATPIVEYTDKVIYLEEEQIAIINLNDGLKITDLKNIETTPIINKLNINISQLEKAGYDHFMLKEIFEQPESLLNTLKGRLKVDTKEVKLSGIIDNIEKFRNARRIIICACGTSWHAGLIGKYIIEELTRIPVEVEYSSEFRYRNPIIRDDDIVIAISQSGETADTLAAIELAKSKGAFLFGICNVVGSSIPRATNSGAYTHVGPEIGVASTKAFTAQLSTLFLIALSIAHEKGTISNEYFEKLIDELQTIPSKIQEILKLNDKIKDFARMFTYAKNFIYLGRGYNYPVALEGALKLKEISYIHAEGYPAAEMKHGPIALIDDEMPVVVIATKRGYYDKIVSNIEEIKARKGLIISIVTKGDTQVKNLSDYSIEIPDTVDCFVPILSVIPLQLISYYIAIAKNRDVDQPRNLAKSVTVE, encoded by the coding sequence ATGTGCGGAATAGTTGGATACATCGGAAAAAAAGACGCTTACGAAATTTTAATTAAGGGTTTACACAGGCTTGAATATAGAGGCTACGACAGTGCGGGAATAGCATTAATTAATGATAATAACGATTTGGTTGTTTATAAGACTAAAGGTAAAGTTGCCAACTTAGAAAGTTATGTTGCAAATTTGGATTGTAGCGGCAGCACAGGAATCGCGCATACACGCTGGGCTACACACGGAGAACCTAATGACATTAATGCTCATCCTCATTTTTCCGGATCGAAATCTTTAGCCTTAATTCACAATGGAATTATCGAAAACTATAGACCTCTTAAAGAGGAATTAATCAGTCAGGGTAAAACTTTTGTTAGTGATACGGACACTGAGGTTTTAATTCAATTAATTGAGTTCATGCAAGAATCTCATAATTGCGATTTATTTACGGCAGTTCAGATGGCTTTAAATAGTATCGTCGGAGCTTATGCAATTGCCGTAATAAATAAAAATGATCCGAAAACTATGATAGTTGCCCGTAAAGGGAGTCCGCTTATCATAGGAATCGGAGAAAATGAGTTTTTTGTAGGTTCGGATGCAACGCCTATTGTTGAATATACAGATAAAGTTATTTATTTGGAAGAAGAACAAATTGCAATAATTAATTTAAATGACGGTTTAAAAATAACCGATTTAAAAAATATTGAAACAACTCCGATTATCAACAAGTTAAATATTAATATTAGTCAATTGGAGAAAGCCGGTTATGATCATTTTATGCTTAAAGAAATTTTTGAACAACCGGAATCTCTGTTAAATACATTAAAAGGCAGATTAAAAGTTGATACAAAGGAAGTAAAACTTTCAGGCATTATAGATAATATTGAGAAATTCCGTAATGCGCGACGAATAATAATCTGCGCTTGCGGTACATCATGGCATGCGGGATTAATCGGTAAATATATTATTGAAGAATTGACTAGAATTCCTGTAGAAGTTGAATATTCTTCGGAATTCAGATATCGTAATCCTATAATTCGTGATGATGATATTGTTATTGCAATTTCACAATCAGGAGAAACTGCCGATACACTTGCCGCAATCGAACTTGCCAAGTCTAAAGGAGCATTTTTATTCGGAATATGCAATGTTGTGGGTTCCTCAATTCCGCGCGCAACTAATTCGGGAGCTTACACTCACGTAGGCCCGGAAATTGGTGTTGCCTCTACAAAAGCTTTTACGGCACAACTATCTACTCTGTTTCTTATCGCTCTTTCCATTGCTCATGAAAAAGGTACAATAAGTAATGAATACTTTGAAAAGTTAATTGATGAGCTGCAAACCATTCCAAGCAAAATTCAAGAAATATTAAAATTAAACGACAAGATTAAAGATTTTGCGAGAATGTTTACTTATGCAAAAAACTTCATCTACCTGGGAAGAGGTTACAATTATCCGGTTGCATTGGAAGGTGCTTTAAAGTTAAAAGAAATTTCTTATATACATGCGGAAGGTTATCCTGCTGCTGAGATGAAACATGGTCCTATTGCATTGATTGACGATGAAATGCCTGTTGTTGTTATTGCAACAAAGCGTGGATACTATGATAAAATAGTTAGTAATATCGAAGAAATTAAAGCTCGTAAAGGATTGATTATTTCAATTGTTACTAAAGGTGATACTCAGGTAAAAAATCTTTCGGATTACTCAATTGAAATTCCTGATACGGTTGATTGTTTTGTTCCGATATTATCTGTGATACCTTTACAATTGATATCTTATTATATTGCAATAGCTAAGAACAGAGACGTGGATCAACCGCGAAATCTGGCAAAATCTGTAACAGTTGAGTAA